Proteins from one Desulfuromonadales bacterium genomic window:
- a CDS encoding YkgJ family cysteine cluster protein, producing the protein MMQCRSGCGACCIAPSISSPIPGMPGGKPAGVRCIQLTTDNLCRIFGMDERPAVCSGLRPGAEMCGRSSAEAMAYLAELEQSTRPAADRAETLSFASPESLPNA; encoded by the coding sequence ATGATGCAATGCCGTTCGGGCTGCGGTGCCTGCTGCATCGCACCGTCGATTTCTTCACCGATCCCAGGCATGCCCGGCGGCAAGCCGGCCGGGGTCCGCTGCATCCAGTTGACGACCGACAACCTTTGCCGTATCTTCGGAATGGACGAACGGCCGGCGGTCTGCAGTGGTTTGCGTCCCGGTGCCGAGATGTGCGGCCGCAGCAGTGCCGAGGCGATGGCGTATCTTGCGGAGCTTGAACAAAGTACTCGGCCCGCCGCGGACAGGGCAGAAACCCTCTCTTTTGCTTCACCCGAAAGCCTCCCTAATGCATGA
- a CDS encoding hemolysin III family protein, with translation MKTYPLVTYSEREELAHRITHGFGTVLSIVGLFVLVYAAATRGEFWRLVSCSLYGTTLVIFYAVSTIYHTVRTPWLKYLFRILDHASIFLVIAGTYTPFTLVSLPAPWGWTIFLLIWGLALAGTLFKVMMTGRLRIVGPLLYLAMGWLIVLAYRPLAAAVSPAGVHWLLAGGLAYSAGLIFYAWTKLPYNHAVWHVFVLVGSACHYFAVLFYVVPT, from the coding sequence ATGAAAACGTACCCGCTCGTTACCTACAGTGAAAGGGAAGAACTGGCCCACCGGATCACCCATGGTTTCGGTACCGTCCTCAGTATCGTCGGCCTGTTTGTCCTGGTTTATGCGGCCGCCACTCGTGGAGAATTCTGGCGACTGGTCAGTTGTTCCCTCTACGGCACGACCCTGGTCATCTTTTATGCGGTTTCGACCATCTATCACACTGTCCGCACGCCGTGGCTCAAGTACCTCTTCCGCATTCTCGACCATGCCAGCATCTTTCTGGTCATTGCCGGCACCTACACCCCGTTCACCCTGGTCAGCTTGCCGGCTCCCTGGGGTTGGACGATCTTTCTCCTCATCTGGGGGCTGGCCCTGGCCGGGACCTTGTTCAAGGTCATGATGACCGGTCGGCTGCGCATAGTCGGGCCGCTGCTCTACCTCGCCATGGGCTGGCTGATCGTCCTGGCCTATCGCCCCCTGGCGGCGGCTGTGTCGCCGGCGGGAGTCCACTGGCTGCTGGCCGGGGGTCTGGCTTACTCGGCCGGACTCATTTTCTATGCCTGGACAAAGCTTCCCTACAATCACGCCGTCTGGCACGTTTTCGTCCTCGTCGGCAGCGCCTGCCACTATTTCGCGGTGCTCTTCTACGTGGTACCGACATAG
- a CDS encoding hydrolase translates to MIQDETGKFWLDREKALLVVVDVQQRLVPSMDPGVYDKVRRSIDCMVRGAELLDVPVLATEQYPKGLGPTVPELAAACTGQVIEKLSFGCCGEPTFRDHLRGLGRSQVMVTGMEAHVCVYQTVLGLLEAGYRVHLLRDAICSRGKTDYLAALQNAASAGAVVTTTETALFQLLRTAAAPEFKAVSALIKGR, encoded by the coding sequence ATGATTCAGGATGAAACTGGCAAATTCTGGCTCGACCGGGAAAAAGCCTTGCTGGTTGTCGTCGATGTGCAGCAACGACTCGTCCCGAGCATGGACCCAGGGGTTTACGACAAGGTGCGGCGCAGCATCGATTGCATGGTGCGCGGGGCCGAGCTTCTGGATGTGCCTGTGTTGGCCACCGAACAATACCCGAAGGGTTTGGGGCCGACTGTGCCCGAACTGGCCGCGGCCTGCACCGGCCAGGTGATCGAAAAGCTGAGTTTCGGCTGCTGCGGTGAACCGACGTTTCGCGACCATCTGCGGGGACTGGGCCGCAGCCAGGTGATGGTGACCGGCATGGAGGCGCATGTCTGCGTCTATCAGACGGTGCTCGGTCTGCTCGAGGCTGGATACCGTGTCCACCTTCTGCGTGATGCGATCTGCTCGCGGGGGAAAACCGATTACCTCGCCGCCCTGCAGAACGCGGCCAGTGCCGGGGCGGTGGTGACCACCACAGAAACGGCCCTTTTTCAGCTGCTGCGCACCGCTGCAGCACCAGAGTTCAAAGCGGTTTCCGCCCTGATCAAGGGGCGATGA
- a CDS encoding DUF3592 domain-containing protein, with the protein MHELIRNAAWVLSFLIGGLWVTIGLLFAGIGWSTLRMWFVSARWPQVPARIVASEIKAGRHLDDHLMYQPVVRYAFAAGGQEVGGDQLTFVGKLYASEARARRDIEKYPVGMIVMAHCHPQDPVEVILERSGALTGFFLLLLGLGLAAAPLAMAGWFGIPVWPLVAIVGTVAAFAALLDRSSRRRLLQARLAGLYPAKGQGRDGDVERLLHQGEKLLAIRLYRELHETDLKTARRRVEELQQKPDAV; encoded by the coding sequence ATGCATGAACTGATTCGAAACGCCGCCTGGGTCTTGAGCTTTCTGATCGGCGGTCTTTGGGTAACGATTGGACTGCTGTTCGCCGGGATCGGCTGGTCGACGCTGCGGATGTGGTTCGTCTCGGCCCGCTGGCCGCAGGTGCCGGCCCGGATTGTCGCCAGCGAGATCAAGGCCGGCAGGCATCTGGATGATCACCTCATGTATCAACCTGTAGTCCGCTATGCCTTTGCCGCCGGAGGACAGGAGGTGGGTGGCGATCAGCTCACATTTGTGGGCAAACTCTACGCCTCCGAAGCTCGTGCCCGCCGGGATATCGAAAAATATCCCGTCGGCATGATCGTCATGGCCCACTGCCATCCACAGGACCCTGTCGAGGTAATCCTTGAGCGTAGCGGAGCGTTGACCGGTTTTTTCCTGCTGCTGCTTGGCCTTGGTCTGGCGGCTGCTCCTCTGGCCATGGCGGGCTGGTTCGGGATACCCGTCTGGCCCCTGGTGGCCATCGTGGGAACTGTTGCCGCTTTCGCCGCCCTGCTCGACCGCTCCAGCCGCCGCCGGCTGTTGCAGGCTCGCCTCGCCGGACTCTACCCGGCGAAGGGGCAGGGGCGCGACGGCGACGTTGAGCGGTTGCTGCACCAGGGAGAGAAGCTGCTGGCGATCCGTCTCTACCGGGAATTGCACGAAACCGACCTGAAGACGGCGAGACGTCGGGTGGAAGAGTTGCAGCAAAAGCCGGACGCCGTTTAA
- a CDS encoding rhodanese-like domain-containing protein has protein sequence MQARDLAKKIQAGKSPCVLDVRSGFEFDSGHIPEAVHAPFLKILLHRVALPRERQSLIILTCEHGPRAYLARTLLGLRGYRNLQLLDGHMAGWRRAGLPLERE, from the coding sequence ATGCAAGCCAGAGACCTGGCAAAGAAAATTCAGGCCGGGAAGTCCCCATGTGTCCTCGATGTCCGCAGCGGCTTCGAATTCGACTCCGGACACATCCCCGAGGCGGTGCATGCGCCGTTCCTGAAAATTCTGTTGCACCGGGTTGCGCTGCCCAGAGAGAGGCAGTCCTTGATCATACTGACCTGCGAACACGGCCCGCGAGCCTATCTGGCCAGGACCCTCCTCGGTCTCCGCGGCTACCGAAACCTCCAGTTGCTTGACGGCCACATGGCGGGCTGGCGACGCGCCGGTCTGCCTCTGGAGAGGGAATGA
- a CDS encoding AAA family ATPase yields MAKKIFVSATSQDSGKTTISLSLLHQARKKYKRIGFIKPIGPKPIDFLGRRIDTDPATIAQVYGLEHLIDDMCPVVVEPGMTQQVIEGKIPVAELEGRILRAVERLDRECDFLIFEGAGHSGVGSVLGLSNARVAAMVGAPVLMVTGGGVGNVIDAVCMNLALYREVGAEVRLLVANKLIAEKREKTLHHLRLAFGGAGFEVLGGFNYQPVLANPTLKRVAKVLGIEVNGDREDLMRIAHHVQIGAASTQRVVDMLQEDTLLLVTSSRDELLVTLSTLYALPEYRSKIAGLVIPGVTPITKITQQILDKSGIPWLRTSKRTDNVFLAIHENVSKLTPEDKEKIALIQQLSMKRFDFDTIDQLFSV; encoded by the coding sequence ATGGCCAAGAAGATCTTCGTCTCTGCAACCAGCCAGGACAGCGGCAAAACCACCATCAGCCTTTCCCTGCTCCACCAGGCGCGGAAGAAATACAAGCGTATCGGCTTCATCAAGCCGATCGGTCCGAAACCGATCGATTTTCTCGGCCGGCGCATCGACACCGACCCGGCGACGATCGCCCAGGTTTATGGGCTCGAACATCTGATCGATGACATGTGCCCGGTGGTGGTGGAGCCGGGAATGACGCAGCAGGTGATCGAGGGCAAAATTCCGGTGGCCGAACTGGAGGGGCGCATCCTGCGGGCCGTGGAACGGCTCGACCGGGAATGCGACTTTCTCATTTTCGAAGGAGCAGGGCACAGTGGCGTTGGATCGGTCCTCGGCCTATCCAATGCACGAGTGGCGGCGATGGTCGGTGCCCCGGTTCTGATGGTGACCGGCGGCGGGGTGGGGAACGTCATCGATGCGGTTTGCATGAACCTCGCCCTCTATCGGGAGGTGGGTGCGGAGGTGCGGCTGCTGGTGGCAAACAAGCTGATTGCCGAGAAGCGCGAGAAGACCCTGCACCATCTGCGCCTCGCCTTCGGGGGAGCCGGCTTCGAAGTCCTCGGTGGGTTCAATTACCAGCCGGTACTGGCCAACCCGACTCTCAAGCGGGTGGCCAAAGTCCTGGGGATAGAGGTGAACGGTGACCGCGAGGATTTGATGCGCATCGCCCACCATGTGCAGATTGGCGCCGCCTCGACCCAGCGGGTGGTCGACATGCTGCAGGAGGATACCCTGCTGCTGGTGACCAGTTCCAGGGACGAGCTGCTGGTGACCCTCTCCACTCTATACGCCCTTCCCGAATACCGTTCCAAAATCGCCGGCCTGGTCATCCCCGGGGTAACTCCGATTACGAAGATTACCCAACAGATTCTTGACAAAAGCGGCATTCCCTGGCTGCGCACCAGCAAGAGGACCGACAACGTTTTTCTGGCCATTCATGAGAATGTCTCCAAGCTCACCCCCGAGGACAAAGAAAAGATCGCTCTCATTCAGCAGTTGTCGATGAAACGATTCGACTTCGATACTATCGACCAACTTTTTTCCGTCTGA